A single Nodosilinea sp. PGN35 DNA region contains:
- a CDS encoding metallophosphoesterase — protein MPRRIFIGDIHGHFDGLRRLWDAIAPEPDDKIYCVGDLIDRGPKSADVVDFVRRNAAGCVRGNHEQLILDTFVDGKINPPTLQGWIFSGGQATLTSYHGAAATLEDHLDWLRQLPLFIDLGDLWLVHAGVNPMLPIAEQSSYEMCWIRETFHSSLTPFFSDKLIITGHTITFTFPGVDPGQIVAGRGWLDIDTGVYHPRSGWLTALDWDNQTVYQVNVFEPIERVRSCAEAIAYLDPTLIKKRPRDLLSRAVH, from the coding sequence ATGCCTCGAAGAATCTTTATTGGCGACATTCACGGTCACTTCGACGGCCTCAGACGGCTGTGGGATGCGATCGCCCCTGAGCCCGACGATAAAATTTACTGCGTCGGCGACCTGATCGATCGCGGCCCCAAGAGCGCTGACGTGGTCGATTTTGTGCGCCGCAACGCCGCTGGCTGCGTGCGGGGCAACCACGAGCAGCTCATTCTCGACACTTTTGTGGACGGCAAAATCAACCCCCCTACCCTCCAGGGCTGGATCTTTAGCGGCGGCCAGGCCACCCTCACCAGCTACCACGGGGCCGCCGCCACCCTCGAAGACCACCTCGACTGGCTGCGCCAGCTGCCCCTCTTCATCGACCTTGGCGATCTGTGGCTGGTGCACGCCGGGGTCAACCCTATGCTGCCCATCGCCGAGCAGAGCAGCTACGAAATGTGCTGGATTCGCGAAACCTTCCACAGCAGCCTGACGCCCTTTTTCTCTGACAAGCTGATCATCACCGGCCACACCATCACCTTCACGTTTCCTGGGGTAGACCCCGGCCAGATTGTCGCCGGGCGCGGCTGGCTCGATATCGATACCGGCGTCTACCACCCCCGCAGCGGCTGGCTCACCGCCCTCGACTGGGACAACCAGACCGTCTACCAGGTGAACGTATTTGAGCCGATCGAACGGGTGCGCTCCTGCGCCGAGGCGATCGCTTACCTCGATCCCACGCTGATCAAAAAACGCCCCCGCGACCTGCTCAGCCGCGCCGTGCATTAG
- a CDS encoding LanC-like protein — MLYQPKRHETLAAPPWNESQVRAAIAAIAHDTQHQWSEQAHWPIHPLDRDFPPPVPAYMTLYAGAAGVVWALHYLHLAQAIALDLDLPAIVTAIHETYRQAPDTGSVVPSFFLGEVGVALVHWRLCPGVAIAQTIFDQVEANIANPTHEALWAAPGTMLAALGMAQWTGEDRWVDLYRRNVDYLWQQWHYAPAWDCHLWTQDLYGSISQMTGPAHGYAGNLYALLRGADWLSENQRQTLYQRTAQMLLNTAHRQDNLANWYPRVTRNWLLNRMLVQWCHGAPGMVTSLAQTYPVGRSEPLETLLRQAGELTWQAGPLKKGPNLCHGTAGNGYTFLKLFNRTGDQRWLERSRQFAMHAIGQYQRAKERYGLGRYSLWTGDLGLAVYLWHCITTEADLPSLDVL, encoded by the coding sequence ATGCTCTACCAGCCCAAGCGCCACGAAACCCTAGCTGCACCTCCCTGGAATGAGTCTCAGGTACGCGCGGCGATCGCCGCGATCGCCCACGACACCCAGCACCAGTGGAGTGAGCAGGCTCACTGGCCCATCCATCCCCTCGATCGAGACTTCCCGCCGCCCGTGCCCGCCTACATGACACTGTACGCCGGGGCAGCGGGGGTGGTTTGGGCGCTGCACTACCTGCATCTGGCCCAGGCCATTGCCCTCGACCTCGACCTGCCCGCCATCGTAACCGCTATCCACGAGACCTACCGGCAAGCTCCCGATACGGGCAGCGTGGTGCCGTCTTTTTTTCTCGGAGAAGTGGGGGTTGCGCTGGTGCACTGGCGGCTGTGTCCTGGGGTTGCCATCGCCCAAACCATTTTTGATCAGGTCGAGGCCAACATCGCCAATCCTACCCATGAAGCGCTGTGGGCGGCCCCTGGTACTATGCTGGCCGCCCTCGGGATGGCGCAGTGGACCGGGGAAGACCGCTGGGTCGATCTCTACCGCCGCAACGTCGATTACCTCTGGCAACAGTGGCACTATGCCCCCGCCTGGGACTGCCACCTCTGGACTCAGGATCTCTACGGCTCCATTAGCCAAATGACTGGCCCTGCCCACGGCTATGCGGGCAACCTCTATGCCCTGCTGCGGGGTGCCGACTGGCTCTCAGAGAACCAGCGCCAGACACTCTACCAGCGCACCGCCCAAATGCTGCTCAACACCGCCCACCGTCAGGACAACCTCGCCAACTGGTACCCTAGGGTGACCCGCAACTGGCTGCTCAACCGCATGCTGGTGCAGTGGTGCCACGGTGCGCCGGGAATGGTGACCAGCCTGGCCCAAACCTATCCGGTGGGGCGATCGGAGCCGTTGGAGACCCTACTGCGGCAAGCGGGGGAGCTGACCTGGCAGGCCGGGCCGCTGAAGAAAGGCCCCAACCTGTGCCACGGCACCGCTGGCAACGGCTATACCTTTTTGAAGCTGTTCAACCGTACCGGAGATCAGCGCTGGCTCGAGCGATCGCGCCAGTTTGCTATGCATGCCATCGGTCAATACCAGCGCGCGAAAGAGCGCTACGGCCTAGGTCGCTACAGCCTGTGGACGGGGGATCTGGGCCTGGCTGTCTACCTGTGGCACTGTATTACCACCGAGGCCGACCTGCCCAGTTTGGATGTGCTGTAA